A single region of the Flavobacteriales bacterium genome encodes:
- a CDS encoding bifunctional oligoribonuclease/PAP phosphatase NrnA: MSQLKSKKVLKIVITTHHKPDADALGSSLALWHFLKKIGHNVVIVSPTDYPPYLCWMPGEHEVINFEENTEKAIELCENADLIFCLDFNDLSRINKFGEYVGKSKALKIMIDHHRNPAGFDDYRFWTIETSSTSELIYDFIQKCQSNHLIDKDIASCLYAGIMADTGSFRFSSTSSKTHRIAAELIDLGVESAKIQALLLDNFSLSRYRLMGYVLYKKLHTFPKLKTALVYLSQEELQRFNIQTGDTEGFVNYGLGIKGIVFSALIVDRTEMIKMSFRSQGSFPCNEFAEKYFNGGGHLNASGGWSKDTLNEVVSKFKEVLPEYRNQLLSSLDE; this comes from the coding sequence ATTTCTCAATTAAAAAGCAAAAAAGTCTTAAAGATTGTCATTACTACCCATCATAAGCCCGATGCGGATGCTTTGGGTTCGTCATTGGCGTTGTGGCATTTTTTAAAGAAAATTGGTCATAATGTGGTTATTGTGTCGCCCACTGATTACCCACCCTATTTATGTTGGATGCCAGGCGAACATGAAGTAATTAATTTTGAAGAAAATACCGAAAAAGCCATTGAGCTGTGCGAAAATGCCGATTTAATTTTTTGTCTTGATTTCAATGATTTGTCACGTATCAACAAATTTGGCGAATATGTTGGCAAATCAAAAGCATTAAAAATAATGATAGACCACCATCGCAATCCTGCAGGATTTGATGATTACCGTTTCTGGACAATAGAAACAAGCTCTACTAGCGAACTAATTTACGACTTTATACAAAAATGTCAATCAAACCATTTGATAGACAAAGATATAGCCTCTTGTCTATATGCCGGCATCATGGCTGATACTGGCTCCTTCCGATTTAGCTCCACCAGCAGCAAAACACATCGAATTGCAGCCGAATTGATAGACTTAGGCGTTGAGTCAGCAAAAATTCAAGCCTTACTGCTCGACAACTTTTCGCTGAGCAGATATAGATTAATGGGTTATGTGCTATACAAAAAGCTGCATACTTTCCCTAAATTAAAAACCGCTTTGGTCTATTTGAGCCAAGAAGAATTACAACGATTTAACATTCAAACAGGTGATACAGAGGGTTTTGTAAATTACGGTTTGGGCATAAAAGGAATCGTTTTTTCGGCTCTTATCGTTGACCGTACCGAAATGATTAAAATGTCGTTTCGTTCGCAAGGTAGTTTTCCGTGCAATGAGTTTGCAGAAAAATATTTCAATGGGGGTGGCCACCTAAATGCCTCAGGTGGTTGGAGCAAAGACACACTAAATGAGGTAGTTTCAAAGTTTAAAGAGGTATTACCTGAATATAGAAATCAATTATTATCAAGTTTAGACGAATGA
- a CDS encoding FKBP-type peptidyl-prolyl cis-trans isomerase produces the protein MKIRSHILVSLIFFGLSSCQKGYDFEKSPTGLQYHFFTNNAGGKVGKIGDFYSMNVTAMGDTILFSTFLDLERVEPLYKGDVHEGLAMLHKGDSVVFLLPADSFFSNAGKPVPENLKGGTVMLHIGVLDIRNPFEQTIFKSEEEIKIMENFVKNEGWQNVVLDTTGIYYQKIGENPNAEPILIGDSVDINYTYSLLNRRVLWQTKDNDPWRFEVGGNQTRISGLSRVLVLMNDGDHVRALLPFTEAFGIQGLSDFIPPCSTIVLDIKAKKVKK, from the coding sequence ATGAAAATACGCTCACACATACTTGTTTCATTAATTTTCTTTGGCCTATCATCATGCCAAAAAGGATACGACTTTGAAAAATCGCCAACTGGACTTCAATATCATTTCTTCACCAACAATGCTGGTGGGAAAGTCGGCAAAATAGGAGATTTTTACTCGATGAATGTCACGGCAATGGGCGATACCATTTTATTCAGCACCTTCCTTGATTTGGAAAGAGTAGAACCCTTGTATAAAGGGGACGTTCACGAAGGGTTGGCCATGCTGCATAAAGGTGATAGCGTTGTTTTTCTGCTTCCTGCCGACTCCTTTTTTAGCAATGCAGGCAAACCAGTGCCTGAAAATTTGAAAGGAGGAACCGTTATGCTTCACATAGGCGTTTTAGACATTAGAAATCCTTTTGAACAAACCATTTTTAAAAGTGAAGAAGAAATAAAAATCATGGAAAATTTTGTAAAAAATGAAGGTTGGCAAAATGTGGTGCTGGACACCACCGGAATCTATTACCAAAAAATAGGCGAAAACCCAAATGCAGAGCCTATTTTGATTGGCGATAGCGTGGACATAAACTATACCTACTCGTTGCTGAATCGCAGGGTTTTGTGGCAAACCAAAGATAACGACCCGTGGCGTTTTGAAGTTGGTGGAAATCAAACCCGCATTTCCGGATTAAGCCGTGTTCTGGTTTTGATGAATGATGGAGACCATGTCAGAGCCTTATTGCCTTTTACAGAGGCATTTGGCATTCAAGGACTCAGCGATTTTATACCACCATGCTCCACGATTGTATTAGATATAAAAGCAAAAAAAGTTAAAAAATGA
- the rfbB gene encoding dTDP-glucose 4,6-dehydratase, giving the protein MKVVITGGAGFIGSHVVRHFVNKYPDYQITNLDKLTYAGNLENLKDVESKSNYKFVRLDIADKEAVNELFELQKFDAVIHLAAESHVDRSITNPLDFVMTNVVGTVNLLNAFKAFGNFEQGLFYHVSTDEVYGELSDDGKFVETTPYSPNSPYSASKASSDHFVRAYHKTYGMPVKISNCSNNYGSHHFPEKLIPLFINNIKNNKPLPVYGKGENVRDWLFVNDHATAIDVIFHKGKTGETYNIGGNNEWKNIDLIKLMCKLMDEKLSRPNRTSEQLITYVKDRAGHDFRYAIDSTKLMTELGWKPSLQFEEGLSKTIDWYLANDDWLKNVTSGAYLDYYKKQYSER; this is encoded by the coding sequence ATGAAAGTTGTAATAACCGGTGGTGCTGGATTTATCGGTTCTCATGTTGTTCGACATTTTGTCAACAAATACCCTGATTATCAAATAACTAATCTCGACAAATTGACCTATGCTGGCAATTTGGAAAATTTGAAAGATGTTGAATCTAAATCAAACTATAAATTTGTTAGGTTGGATATTGCCGACAAAGAAGCGGTAAATGAACTATTTGAACTACAAAAGTTCGACGCCGTCATCCATTTGGCAGCCGAGAGCCATGTGGATAGAAGCATTACCAACCCGCTCGATTTTGTAATGACCAATGTTGTTGGAACAGTTAATTTATTAAATGCATTCAAAGCATTTGGCAATTTTGAACAAGGATTATTCTATCATGTCAGCACAGATGAAGTTTATGGAGAATTGAGCGATGATGGAAAGTTTGTAGAAACAACTCCCTATAGCCCAAACTCGCCCTACTCGGCTAGCAAAGCGAGCAGCGATCATTTTGTACGAGCCTATCATAAAACCTATGGTATGCCTGTAAAAATCAGCAATTGTTCCAACAATTACGGTTCTCACCATTTTCCGGAAAAATTGATTCCACTTTTTATAAATAATATCAAAAACAACAAACCACTTCCTGTTTACGGAAAGGGAGAAAATGTGCGGGATTGGCTTTTTGTTAACGACCATGCCACAGCCATAGATGTTATTTTTCATAAAGGAAAAACTGGTGAGACATACAACATTGGCGGAAATAATGAGTGGAAAAACATTGACTTAATAAAGTTGATGTGCAAACTCATGGATGAAAAGTTGAGCCGACCCAACAGAACCTCAGAGCAACTAATTACTTACGTAAAAGACCGTGCAGGTCATGATTTTAGATATGCCATAGATTCTACTAAGCTTATGACCGAACTTGGCTGGAAACCATCTCTTCAATTTGAAGAAGGATTATCCAAAACCATTGACTGGTATCTTGCGAATGATGATTGGTTGAAAAACGTTACATCAGGAGCATATTTGGATTATTATAAAAAGCAATACTCAGAAAGATGA
- the rfbA gene encoding glucose-1-phosphate thymidylyltransferase RfbA: MKGIILAGGSGTRLHPLTLAMSKQLMPVYDKPMIYYPLSTLMMAGIREILIISTPHDLPHFKRLLGDGSQLGCSFQYQVQEIPNGLAQAFVLGESFIGDDKVALILGDNIFFGTTLEETLKENADPNGGVIFAYHVSDPERYGVVEFDSEMKAISIEEKPVKPKSNFAVPGLYFYDNQVVEIAKNLKPSLRGEYEITDVNKEYLKRNQLKVGVMHRGTAWLDTGTFQSLNQAAQFVHVIEERQGLKIGCIEEVAFRQGFIDKKQLKTLAKPLTKSGYGNYLLNLSK, from the coding sequence ATGAAAGGAATAATTTTGGCAGGAGGGTCAGGAACTAGGTTGCATCCGCTCACATTAGCCATGAGCAAGCAACTAATGCCGGTGTATGACAAACCGATGATTTATTACCCTCTCTCTACCCTTATGATGGCCGGTATTAGAGAAATTTTAATCATTTCCACCCCACACGATTTGCCACATTTTAAGAGACTACTAGGTGATGGAAGCCAACTTGGATGCTCATTTCAATACCAAGTTCAAGAAATTCCGAATGGCTTAGCTCAAGCATTTGTGCTTGGAGAATCGTTTATCGGAGATGACAAAGTTGCCTTAATTTTGGGTGACAATATCTTTTTTGGAACCACACTTGAAGAGACTTTAAAAGAAAATGCCGACCCAAATGGTGGTGTTATTTTCGCATACCATGTGAGCGACCCCGAACGTTACGGTGTTGTTGAATTTGATAGTGAAATGAAAGCCATTTCCATTGAAGAAAAACCGGTAAAACCAAAATCAAATTTTGCAGTTCCCGGTCTTTATTTTTATGATAATCAAGTAGTTGAGATTGCCAAAAATTTAAAACCCTCCCTTCGCGGAGAATATGAAATTACGGATGTAAACAAAGAATACCTCAAACGCAACCAATTGAAAGTTGGCGTTATGCATAGAGGAACCGCATGGTTGGACACTGGTACATTTCAATCGCTCAATCAAGCAGCTCAGTTTGTACATGTCATTGAAGAGCGACAAGGATTAAAAATTGGTTGCATCGAGGAAGTAGCCTTTCGTCAAGGTTTTATCGACAAAAAACAATTGAAAACTCTTGCCAAGCCACTCACAAAAAGTGGATACGGAAACTATTTGTTAAACCTATCTAAGTAA
- a CDS encoding ATP-binding cassette domain-containing protein — MKFSTVFNNFRKLKTVSSAEEISIFNRLIALGVVSIVADIVGLAILYLFILFIVQPDTFNGYVGSFISIEGKLLPLIILAVLFLAKNIFQIFLSKYQLKKVFSITSSMADLSFMQGFVGGLQEQRKVSSNERLNAINSVTNSLPTLVIQPILLAISEVIFVVLALAILLFYKPILVIWILLFIVPVALFLIWFSNKKLATHEQFIQEFMPKMYNLISNSVFGFSDIKLMNMENEYLYNYREIRQKLHNERINQIWISNQIPSRLMETAAIFSILITAIYLSQTEVQSAMMVLAFFASVAFRLLPSITRIIGAISTFNSFASIIDFVSIKRNEVVQDVGVDFRFNQKIELNQLNYRFGEGRQVINNVSETFKKGDFVGIFGPSGEGKTTLVNLLLGFYKPENNESIKIDGHPLNQISRSWQNQLGYVKQDVFLLNETISKNIVFKNEEINEAKLTNILKEVQLFDWVNQLPHKADTKVGELGNQISGGQKQRIAIARALYRNASIFIFDEATNALDEFSKNEVLQTIKKLHLQGHTIIMVSHDTTVLKMADRQFEMKDGNLINTSI, encoded by the coding sequence TTGAAATTTTCGACTGTTTTTAACAATTTTAGAAAGCTGAAAACAGTCAGCTCGGCAGAGGAAATTTCTATTTTCAACCGATTGATTGCCCTCGGTGTTGTATCCATTGTGGCAGACATAGTTGGTTTAGCAATCCTTTATTTATTTATTCTCTTTATTGTTCAGCCTGATACCTTCAATGGCTACGTGGGTTCATTCATTTCTATCGAGGGAAAATTGCTACCACTCATTATTCTTGCAGTATTATTCTTGGCTAAGAATATTTTTCAGATATTTCTTTCAAAGTATCAGTTAAAAAAGGTTTTTTCAATAACCTCAAGCATGGCAGACCTTAGCTTTATGCAAGGTTTTGTGGGCGGCCTTCAAGAGCAAAGAAAGGTTAGCAGCAATGAGCGATTAAACGCCATCAATTCTGTTACTAATTCGCTGCCAACATTGGTTATACAACCCATACTATTGGCCATTTCTGAGGTGATTTTTGTTGTTTTGGCTTTAGCTATTTTATTATTCTACAAACCCATTTTGGTTATTTGGATTCTGTTATTCATCGTTCCTGTAGCTCTATTTTTAATTTGGTTTTCCAACAAAAAATTGGCTACGCATGAGCAATTCATTCAAGAATTTATGCCAAAAATGTATAACCTTATTTCCAATTCCGTTTTTGGTTTTTCGGATATCAAACTGATGAATATGGAGAATGAATATTTGTATAATTATAGAGAAATTCGTCAAAAACTGCATAATGAGCGAATAAATCAAATCTGGATAAGCAACCAAATTCCATCCCGTTTAATGGAAACTGCCGCTATATTTTCGATACTCATTACCGCCATTTATCTGTCTCAAACAGAGGTTCAATCGGCCATGATGGTTTTGGCATTTTTTGCCTCGGTTGCCTTCAGATTGTTGCCCTCGATAACAAGAATTATAGGGGCTATAAGCACCTTTAACAGTTTTGCTTCTATCATAGATTTTGTTTCAATCAAAAGGAATGAGGTTGTGCAAGATGTGGGTGTTGATTTTCGATTCAATCAAAAAATAGAGTTAAATCAATTAAATTACCGTTTTGGAGAAGGTAGGCAGGTAATAAATAATGTTTCTGAAACCTTCAAAAAAGGAGATTTTGTAGGAATTTTCGGACCATCAGGTGAGGGCAAAACAACATTGGTAAATCTTCTTTTGGGCTTTTATAAACCTGAAAATAATGAAAGTATAAAAATTGACGGACACCCATTGAATCAAATTTCTAGATCTTGGCAGAACCAATTGGGATATGTGAAACAAGATGTCTTTTTGTTAAATGAAACCATTTCAAAAAATATCGTTTTCAAAAATGAAGAAATAAACGAAGCCAAATTGACTAATATTCTAAAAGAAGTTCAGCTATTTGACTGGGTAAATCAATTGCCCCACAAGGCCGATACAAAAGTGGGTGAATTGGGAAATCAAATTTCGGGCGGACAAAAACAGCGGATTGCAATTGCCCGTGCTCTTTATAGAAATGCCTCCATTTTTATTTTTGACGAAGCCACAAACGCCCTTGACGAATTTTCTAAAAATGAAGTTCTGCAAACCATTAAAAAACTGCATTTGCAAGGTCACACCATTATTATGGTTTCGCATGATACAACGGTGCTTAAAATGGCCGACAGGCAGTTTGAAATGAAAGACGGGAATTTGATTAATACCTCGATTTAA
- the thiL gene encoding thiamine-phosphate kinase, with the protein MFENKETTSLENLGEFGLIKHLSAHIKLQNINTQLGIGDDAAVISSHGKMVVVSTDMLLENVHFDMMYTPLKHLGYKAAIVNLSDVLAMNAIPTQLTISIALSSKYTLEAIEELYSGIMLACQKYKVDLVGGDTSSSHKGLVISGTAIGFADENEIVKRSGAKAGDLLCVTGDLGGAYMGLQLLEREKRVFLEHKDMQPDLKNHDYIVGRQLKPEARLDIINQLKELNIKPTSMIDISDGLASEIFHLSEQSKVDFSIYEDKLPIDQDTYNMAVDFGIDPTTAALNGGEDYELLFTVSQSEHDKIKNNPDISIIGYAKEVGMKNQLISKQGNVYDLKAQGWQHL; encoded by the coding sequence ATGTTTGAAAATAAAGAGACGACATCACTCGAAAATCTGGGAGAATTTGGATTGATAAAGCATTTATCCGCTCATATTAAATTGCAAAATATAAATACACAATTGGGTATTGGCGATGATGCTGCTGTGATTTCTTCCCATGGCAAAATGGTAGTTGTTAGCACGGACATGTTGCTCGAAAATGTGCATTTTGATATGATGTACACCCCATTAAAACATTTGGGTTATAAAGCTGCAATTGTGAATTTGTCGGATGTTTTGGCCATGAATGCCATACCAACACAATTGACTATATCCATAGCTTTGAGTAGTAAATATACCTTAGAAGCCATTGAAGAATTGTATTCAGGCATTATGTTGGCATGTCAAAAATACAAGGTTGATTTGGTTGGTGGCGACACAAGTTCATCGCACAAAGGATTGGTAATAAGCGGCACAGCCATTGGTTTTGCCGATGAAAATGAAATTGTAAAACGAAGTGGAGCAAAAGCAGGAGATTTACTTTGTGTAACAGGCGATTTGGGTGGAGCCTATATGGGATTGCAACTTTTGGAAAGAGAAAAAAGGGTTTTTTTGGAGCACAAAGACATGCAACCCGACCTTAAAAACCATGATTATATTGTCGGAAGACAGCTAAAACCCGAGGCTCGATTAGACATTATCAATCAACTGAAGGAGCTTAATATAAAGCCAACCTCCATGATAGATATTTCCGATGGACTTGCTTCTGAAATTTTTCATTTGAGCGAACAATCGAAGGTAGATTTTAGCATATACGAGGACAAACTTCCCATTGACCAAGATACCTATAACATGGCGGTAGATTTTGGCATTGACCCAACCACGGCGGCGTTGAATGGAGGAGAAGATTATGAGCTATTATTTACCGTTTCTCAATCCGAACACGATAAGATTAAAAACAACCCCGACATTTCCATTATTGGTTACGCAAAAGAAGTCGGTATGAAAAATCAGCTTATTTCAAAACAAGGAAATGTTTATGACTTGAAAGCTCAAGGCTGGCAACATCTATAA
- a CDS encoding ComF family protein: MNIIKPFSKSWKSFVQLIYPNLCFLCGDGLVKGESGICIGCDASLPKTLYWEYNNNPIYNSMHARCGIEHASAYLFFQKQNKVQKIMHRFKYHGDKILGMEMGRRFGLRLKEVDLLADVDVVMAIPLHISKQMQRGFNQSEILAEGIAQSLRKKTDFKALKRNIANSSQTTKNRIERWENVESIFSVNIPKSVSGKHILLIDDVFTTGATMEACIEAIQKANANKISIATLAVSD; encoded by the coding sequence ATGAATATCATTAAACCTTTCTCAAAATCATGGAAATCATTCGTTCAATTAATTTATCCAAATCTTTGTTTTTTGTGCGGAGATGGTCTTGTAAAAGGAGAATCGGGTATATGCATTGGCTGCGATGCATCTCTTCCCAAAACCCTTTATTGGGAGTATAATAACAATCCAATATATAACTCTATGCACGCCCGATGTGGCATTGAACATGCATCGGCCTATTTGTTTTTTCAAAAACAAAATAAAGTTCAAAAAATAATGCACCGTTTCAAATATCATGGCGATAAAATATTGGGAATGGAAATGGGCAGAAGATTTGGTTTACGATTAAAAGAGGTTGATTTGCTTGCCGATGTGGATGTAGTAATGGCAATACCGCTTCACATTTCAAAACAAATGCAACGTGGTTTTAACCAGTCTGAAATATTGGCAGAGGGCATTGCACAAAGTTTACGTAAAAAAACCGACTTCAAAGCATTAAAAAGGAATATCGCCAATAGTAGTCAGACCACAAAAAACCGGATAGAACGATGGGAAAATGTGGAATCTATTTTTTCGGTAAATATTCCAAAGTCTGTATCAGGCAAACACATTTTGCTGATTGATGATGTTTTTACTACCGGAGCCACGATGGAGGCATGCATTGAAGCCATACAAAAGGCAAATGCCAATAAAATAAGCATTGCCACCTTAGCAGTAAGCGATTAA
- a CDS encoding T9SS type A sorting domain-containing protein yields the protein MKRLINILTLCMLASFAKGQGMYKLGFGNEVGQVQTVAQRNGDLYLIEVDAAANYQMKKWDGLNYTDFGVLPLPKHGYGINGEFKICNSVWHNNSLFVLGKYATGHKSSTPNIVIEWDGTSWKNISDSNVTSAYDVYELITYQNKLTLVGKYKKSNVLVYDGIGWVTSGGVLTSDKLNDFVLDVESYKGKLYACGDFTQQTNSFKYHISVFDGDNWVPIKNPPFLNESYKFGLVDDKLLLCGNQNLLGDFVKVFDGNTWDNISGLDLKDIEVIEFWDVVEYNDAIYITGLFAEKGDFEKRFNLLTYRANKWFYQIGNAVSLPLKLAVGSKGIYAYGSFESGLAHNIGQIMEGYSIIGGRVFIDKNANCTYDEGIDYYYGGAVITLNPGNYKFITNADGSYEIPVKNGVYDLAYTPDNKHLDGCISIEKISVAKTGNVKASADFRAVEKPDVVDLDLNANLKNGWKLVRGKQNEIKLSAVNNGTVSINAANLNLKMGDWWSSVEFMPKPDLQNGNEYVWKVEDLGVGNTFEIIISGIIRPDIELYNDFCFTGDVHGTQTDIDGQSRQTEQFESVDSLEPFLKQSNLGNWFTLSEKYVEYQIRLRNDGENTINSLRMIDTLDADLPIDYNKLFYIDYNLGQTFTEKITYAPTADGKYRMIREWETSDANILPENKGNDENVGYVFMKIPLITSELKTGMEFCNQAWLFINNKEPNKSNVVCSNAASVGVPRTPKKSTIEIYPNPSFGLVYIKNVQSENLEVEIFGITGQKMRDFQLANGKTLELSTSSWAKGVYFVKVNGFDSYKLIVQ from the coding sequence ATGAAAAGGCTAATAAACATATTGACATTGTGCATGTTGGCATCATTTGCTAAAGGGCAAGGTATGTATAAACTTGGCTTTGGAAACGAAGTAGGTCAAGTGCAAACCGTGGCCCAAAGAAACGGAGATTTATACTTGATAGAAGTGGATGCCGCGGCAAACTATCAAATGAAAAAATGGGATGGTTTGAATTATACTGATTTTGGTGTATTGCCTCTGCCCAAACACGGATATGGAATAAATGGAGAATTCAAAATTTGTAATTCCGTATGGCATAATAACTCATTGTTCGTCTTGGGGAAATACGCAACAGGCCACAAATCATCTACCCCAAATATTGTAATAGAGTGGGATGGAACATCATGGAAAAATATTTCAGACTCTAATGTCACGTCGGCTTACGATGTATATGAGTTAATTACCTATCAAAACAAATTGACTTTGGTGGGTAAATACAAAAAGAGCAATGTATTGGTGTATGACGGTATTGGTTGGGTAACATCCGGAGGAGTTTTAACCTCAGACAAACTGAATGATTTTGTTTTGGATGTAGAATCTTACAAGGGAAAATTATATGCCTGCGGAGATTTTACGCAGCAAACAAACTCTTTCAAATACCACATTTCTGTTTTTGATGGAGATAATTGGGTGCCTATTAAAAACCCACCTTTCTTAAATGAAAGCTACAAATTTGGTTTGGTTGACGACAAACTTTTGTTATGTGGCAATCAAAACTTATTAGGCGACTTTGTAAAGGTATTCGATGGAAACACATGGGATAATATTTCTGGGTTGGATTTGAAAGATATTGAGGTTATTGAATTCTGGGATGTGGTTGAGTATAATGATGCCATCTACATCACAGGTTTATTTGCCGAAAAAGGGGACTTTGAAAAGAGATTTAATTTGTTGACTTATCGGGCAAATAAATGGTTCTATCAAATTGGGAATGCTGTCAGTTTACCTTTGAAATTGGCCGTTGGCAGTAAAGGAATTTATGCATACGGAAGTTTTGAAAGTGGTTTGGCACATAATATTGGTCAAATAATGGAGGGTTACTCCATCATTGGTGGCAGAGTTTTTATTGACAAAAATGCCAATTGCACTTATGATGAAGGTATAGACTATTACTATGGAGGAGCGGTTATTACACTCAATCCTGGAAACTATAAATTTATAACCAATGCCGATGGAAGTTATGAAATTCCGGTAAAAAATGGTGTATATGATTTGGCTTATACTCCCGACAATAAGCATTTAGATGGCTGCATTTCCATCGAAAAGATTTCCGTAGCTAAAACCGGAAATGTTAAAGCCTCTGCCGATTTCAGAGCAGTCGAAAAGCCTGATGTCGTGGATTTGGATTTGAACGCTAATTTGAAAAACGGTTGGAAATTAGTTCGAGGTAAACAGAATGAGATAAAACTTTCGGCTGTAAACAACGGAACAGTTTCCATAAATGCTGCAAACCTAAATTTGAAAATGGGAGATTGGTGGAGTAGTGTAGAGTTTATGCCAAAACCAGATCTTCAAAATGGCAATGAATATGTGTGGAAGGTAGAAGATTTGGGCGTTGGAAATACCTTTGAAATAATCATTTCCGGTATTATTCGACCCGACATTGAGCTGTACAATGATTTCTGTTTTACTGGAGATGTGCATGGCACCCAGACTGATATTGATGGTCAGAGCAGACAAACCGAGCAATTTGAGTCGGTTGATAGCTTGGAGCCATTCTTGAAACAATCCAACCTGGGAAATTGGTTTACCCTCTCCGAAAAATACGTGGAGTATCAAATCAGATTGAGAAACGATGGAGAAAACACTATTAATTCCTTGAGAATGATTGATACGCTTGATGCAGATTTGCCGATTGATTATAACAAGTTATTCTATATCGATTACAATCTTGGGCAGACATTTACTGAAAAAATAACGTATGCACCAACCGCCGATGGCAAATACAGAATGATTCGGGAATGGGAAACTTCGGATGCAAACATTTTGCCTGAAAATAAGGGTAATGACGAAAATGTAGGTTACGTTTTCATGAAAATACCACTTATTACTTCTGAGTTGAAAACTGGTATGGAATTCTGCAATCAGGCTTGGCTATTTATCAATAATAAAGAGCCAAATAAGTCAAATGTGGTTTGTTCGAACGCTGCAAGTGTTGGTGTGCCAAGAACTCCGAAAAAATCTACCATTGAGATTTATCCAAATCCAAGTTTTGGCTTGGTTTACATAAAAAATGTGCAATCCGAAAATTTGGAGGTTGAAATATTCGGCATTACCGGACAAAAAATGCGGGATTTCCAATTGGCTAACGGAAAGACGTTAGAACTTAGCACTTCTTCGTGGGCTAAGGGTGTTTACTTTGTTAAAGTAAATGGCTTTGATTCATACAAGCTGATTGTTCAATAA